One genomic window of Devosia salina includes the following:
- a CDS encoding ATP F0F1 synthase subunit B (Produces ATP from ADP in the presence of a proton gradient across the membrane. Subunit B is part of the membrane proton channel.), with amino-acid sequence MAEWMDNSFFAFVALVVFVGLVLYFGVHRIIAKMLDGKIKQIETDIAEAKRLRDEAAALLVEYEQKRVAAEKEAEGIVAAAKEEAERLTVEAQASLADLVARRTAAVEDKIAQAEAQAVAEVRARSADIAIEAARSVLADQMGKQGGKVIDAAIADVGSKLN; translated from the coding sequence ATGGCTGAATGGATGGACAACAGCTTCTTCGCCTTTGTCGCGCTGGTCGTCTTTGTTGGCCTGGTGCTCTATTTCGGCGTCCATCGCATCATCGCCAAGATGCTCGATGGCAAGATCAAGCAGATCGAAACCGATATCGCCGAGGCCAAGCGCCTGCGCGATGAGGCCGCTGCTCTACTGGTCGAATACGAACAGAAGCGCGTCGCCGCCGAAAAGGAAGCCGAAGGCATCGTCGCCGCTGCCAAGGAAGAGGCCGAGCGCCTGACCGTGGAAGCCCAGGCCTCGCTGGCCGACCTCGTCGCTCGCCGCACCGCTGCGGTGGAAGACAAGATTGCCCAGGCCGAAGCCCAGGCCGTCGCCGAAGTGCGCGCCCGCTCGGCGGACATCGCCATCGAGGCCGCCCGCTCGGTGCTGGCCGACCAGATGGGCAAGCAAGGTGGCAAGGTCATCGACGCCGCCATCGCCGATGTCGGCAGCAAGCTGAACTGA
- a CDS encoding F0F1 ATP synthase subunit B has product MVTQAYAQEAAPPADDHGTPAAGATDATHVEDGVHADPTADTHATTEAHGDAGHSDVFPPFDPATFPSQLLWLAITFGALYLLMSKLALPRIGGILENRKTLIDADLAAADADRQKTDAAIAAYEKALAEAKAKAQGIANESREAIKADLAAKRSAAEADLSAKVTAAEASIAKTKAEALTHVDEIAAETAQAVVGQLVGDVPADSVRAAVAKVKG; this is encoded by the coding sequence ATGGTAACGCAAGCCTACGCTCAAGAAGCGGCACCCCCGGCAGACGACCACGGCACTCCTGCCGCTGGCGCCACCGATGCAACGCATGTCGAGGACGGCGTTCACGCCGATCCGACCGCGGACACGCATGCAACGACCGAAGCGCATGGCGATGCCGGCCATTCGGACGTCTTCCCGCCCTTCGACCCGGCCACTTTCCCCAGCCAGTTGCTCTGGCTCGCCATTACCTTTGGCGCGCTCTATCTGCTGATGAGCAAGCTGGCCCTGCCCCGCATCGGCGGCATCCTGGAAAACCGCAAGACGCTGATCGATGCCGATCTGGCGGCTGCCGACGCGGATCGCCAGAAGACCGACGCGGCCATTGCCGCCTATGAAAAGGCGCTGGCGGAAGCCAAGGCCAAGGCTCAGGGCATTGCCAACGAGTCCCGTGAGGCCATCAAGGCCGATCTGGCTGCCAAGCGGTCTGCCGCCGAAGCCGACCTTTCGGCCAAGGTCACCGCCGCCGAGGCCAGCATTGCCAAGACCAAGGCCGAGGCTCTCACTCATGTCGACGAAATCGCTGCCGAAACGGCCCAGGCCGTGGTTGGCCAGCTCGTCGGCGACGTTCCGGCCGACAGCGTCCGCGCTGCCGTTGCCAAGGTTAAGGGGTAA
- a CDS encoding F0F1 ATP synthase subunit C produces the protein MEAEAAKFIGAGIATFGMAGAALGVANIFGNFLSGALRNPSAAPSQFGNLIFGFAVTEALGIFSFLVALILLFVA, from the coding sequence ATGGAAGCTGAAGCCGCAAAGTTCATCGGTGCCGGTATTGCCACCTTCGGTATGGCTGGTGCCGCCCTGGGCGTGGCCAACATCTTCGGCAACTTCCTCTCGGGTGCCCTGCGCAACCCGTCGGCTGCCCCGAGCCAGTTCGGTAACCTGATCTTCGGCTTCGCCGTGACCGAAGCTCTGGGCATCTTCTCGTTCCTGGTTGCCCTGATCCTGCTGTTCGTCGCCTAA
- a CDS encoding F0F1 ATP synthase subunit A — protein MAGTDPIHQFVITDIFELFTLGGDGTEGSGTTFAFTNSALFMVLTVATITLFLLLSTSGKKLVPTRAQLTAELLYEFVAGMVRSSAGTAGMKFFPLVFSLFTFILFANMFGMVPYFFTVTSHIIVTFALSMMVFLTVIIYGFVKNGPKFLKLFVPAGVPGYILPIVTPIEVISFLSRPISLSVRLFGNILAGHITLKVFTGFAVMMIAGLGAFGWAAAILPLLMAIALTGLEFLVGAVQAYVFAVLTCMYLNDAIHPSH, from the coding sequence ATGGCCGGTACTGACCCGATCCACCAGTTTGTCATCACTGACATCTTCGAGCTGTTCACCCTGGGCGGTGACGGCACCGAAGGGTCGGGCACGACCTTCGCCTTCACCAATTCAGCCCTGTTCATGGTGCTGACGGTGGCGACGATCACCCTGTTCCTGCTGCTCTCGACCTCGGGCAAGAAGCTCGTTCCCACCCGGGCCCAGCTCACGGCCGAACTGCTCTACGAGTTCGTGGCCGGCATGGTCAGAAGCTCCGCCGGCACGGCCGGCATGAAGTTCTTCCCGCTGGTGTTCAGCCTCTTCACCTTTATCCTGTTCGCCAACATGTTTGGCATGGTGCCGTATTTCTTCACCGTCACCAGCCACATCATCGTCACCTTCGCGCTCTCGATGATGGTGTTCCTGACGGTCATCATCTATGGCTTCGTCAAGAACGGCCCGAAATTCCTCAAGCTCTTCGTGCCCGCCGGTGTGCCGGGCTATATCCTTCCCATCGTGACGCCGATCGAGGTCATTTCCTTCCTCTCGCGTCCCATCAGCCTCTCGGTCCGTCTGTTCGGCAACATCCTTGCCGGTCACATCACCCTCAAGGTCTTCACCGGCTTTGCGGTCATGATGATTGCGGGCCTTGGCGCTTTCGGCTGGGCCGCCGCTATCCTGCCCCTGCTGATGGCAATCGCCCTTACGGGCCTCGAGTTTCTCGTCGGTGCAGTCCAGGCCTATGTCTTCGCGGTCCTGACCTGCATGTATCTCAACGACGCGATCCACCCGTCCCACTAA
- a CDS encoding AtpZ/AtpI family protein codes for MTNSPDDQGQPDSARGVTHDLASRIASAKREREREDNRSARDASPEMSGLARGMRIGTEFIAAVLVGAGLGYLIDLGLGTSPWGLLILLLMGFAAGILNVIRVVTEMNAASPAPKGADLGPDAEDEERDEN; via the coding sequence ATGACCAATTCGCCGGACGACCAGGGCCAGCCAGACAGCGCCCGGGGGGTGACGCACGATCTTGCATCGCGTATCGCCTCTGCCAAGCGGGAGCGCGAGCGGGAGGACAACAGATCCGCCCGAGATGCTTCCCCGGAGATGAGTGGTCTGGCGCGCGGCATGCGCATCGGTACCGAGTTCATCGCCGCGGTCCTGGTGGGTGCCGGTCTCGGCTATCTCATCGACCTTGGCCTGGGAACCAGCCCCTGGGGCTTGCTCATCCTGCTGTTGATGGGCTTTGCCGCTGGAATCCTGAACGTCATCCGCGTGGTGACGGAAATGAATGCCGCCTCGCCTGCCCCGAAGGGTGCCGATCTCGGACCCGACGCGGAAGACGAAGAGCGGGACGAGAATTGA
- a CDS encoding chromosome segregation SMC family protein, translating into MKFSRLKLHGFKSFCDETVLVMEPGLTGIVGPNGCGKSNLVEAMRWVMGESSYKAMRASGMDDVIFSGSGNRPARNSAEVTLVLDNADRTAPAALNTADVLEVTRRIEREAGSVYRVNGKEVRARDVQLLFADASTGAHSPAMVRQGQIGELIAAKPTARRALLEEAAGISGLHSRRHEAELRLRAAEGNLERVDDVIAQVESQLETLKRQARLATRYRGLSGDIRRAEATLYHIRWVAARVAEKETEAAQAVLIRQLADATHAELAAQKAAEAAEAALTPLREREAVTGAVLQRYTILSEQLAEEARRISQRRAELEDRLRQIAADGSRERELVTEAEATLAAYAAEQAQLVAEQEAAQAEFDAARVEADTARAAVAEADAATREAADALAQLRARRSQAERNLADARNRHARLAQQLAEVEADRARVEAALAADETLSLRRVALEAAQSETVATEAAALGAEEEAGAAQARLDAARPRLAELEALVTRLEAEASTLGKMLNTGASLWPAVVDELSVEPGYETALGAALGDDLEASSDAGAPMHWSIAIDGYDDPALPQGAEPLSRHVTGTPLLKRRLDQIGLVDAVDGPALMKALKPGQRLVTLEGALWRWDGFVAAADAPSAAAQRLAQRNRLAELDEEILRAKAERNGWKRDVDALVAALDAARQAERERREAWRRAQHAIGAAQAELDKAQRAMGDLTTRRSTLEEAQARLAASLTEATGMQVEAEALLAGTGEETEMAAAAAAGQQRLTALRDRADQARLKLSTVESAARMRNARLDQLGRDSAAWQRRRDGAQGQLATLDQRMAEVQTQLSGLAEAPDGFASKKAQLDEQIETAKAEHQAAGDRLNQAQSAWREADRAHKAAGDALNAVRIELTRIEERLKGAIAQRQQIERQVEESLGIPAAKTLEASGIRPEEPLPNEQATEHRLERLKAERERLGGVNLSAEKEAEEVQEKLDTMVRDRDDIIEAIAKLRGGIASLNREGRARLNEAFGKVNAHFQELFTTLFGGGTAELSFVESDDPLEAGLEIIARPPGKKPQTMTLLSGGEQALTAMSLIFAVFLTNPAPICVLDEVDAPLDDANVERFCNLLDSMRQRTNTRFMVITHNPITMSRVDRLFGVTMAERGVSQLVSVDLTTAESFREAG; encoded by the coding sequence ATGAAGTTCTCCCGCCTCAAGCTGCACGGCTTCAAATCCTTCTGCGATGAAACCGTGCTCGTCATGGAGCCCGGCCTCACCGGCATTGTCGGGCCCAATGGCTGCGGCAAGTCGAACCTGGTCGAGGCCATGCGCTGGGTCATGGGCGAAAGCTCCTACAAGGCCATGCGCGCCTCGGGCATGGATGACGTGATCTTTTCGGGCTCCGGCAATCGCCCGGCGCGCAACAGTGCCGAAGTCACCCTCGTCCTCGACAATGCCGATCGCACGGCGCCGGCCGCTCTCAACACCGCCGATGTGCTCGAAGTCACCCGCCGCATCGAGCGCGAGGCCGGGTCGGTCTATCGCGTCAATGGCAAGGAAGTGCGCGCCCGCGACGTGCAATTGCTGTTTGCCGATGCCTCGACCGGTGCGCATTCGCCCGCCATGGTGCGCCAGGGGCAGATCGGCGAACTGATCGCGGCCAAGCCGACGGCTCGCCGGGCCCTGCTCGAGGAGGCCGCCGGCATTTCAGGCCTGCATTCGCGCCGCCATGAGGCCGAATTGCGCCTGCGCGCCGCCGAGGGCAATCTCGAACGCGTTGATGATGTGATCGCCCAGGTCGAAAGCCAGCTTGAAACGCTCAAGCGCCAGGCGCGGCTGGCGACGCGCTATCGCGGCCTTTCCGGCGATATCCGCCGGGCCGAGGCGACGCTCTATCACATCCGCTGGGTCGCCGCCCGCGTGGCAGAAAAAGAGACCGAGGCGGCCCAGGCAGTCCTGATCCGCCAGTTGGCCGATGCCACCCATGCCGAACTCGCCGCGCAAAAGGCGGCCGAGGCGGCCGAGGCAGCCCTGACGCCGCTGCGCGAGCGCGAAGCGGTGACCGGCGCGGTGCTGCAGCGCTATACGATCCTTAGCGAACAACTGGCTGAAGAAGCCCGCCGGATCAGCCAGCGCCGCGCGGAACTGGAAGACCGGTTGCGCCAGATCGCGGCCGATGGCAGCCGCGAACGCGAATTGGTGACCGAGGCCGAGGCGACCCTGGCCGCCTATGCCGCCGAACAGGCGCAACTGGTTGCCGAGCAGGAGGCCGCGCAGGCCGAATTCGATGCCGCGCGCGTTGAGGCCGATACGGCCAGGGCCGCAGTGGCCGAAGCCGATGCCGCCACGCGCGAAGCCGCCGACGCGCTGGCGCAATTGCGCGCCCGACGGAGCCAGGCGGAACGCAACCTGGCCGACGCCCGCAACCGCCATGCGCGCCTGGCCCAGCAACTGGCCGAGGTGGAGGCCGACCGCGCCCGCGTCGAGGCAGCGCTGGCGGCGGACGAAACGCTGAGCCTCCGCCGGGTGGCTCTCGAGGCGGCGCAGAGCGAAACCGTCGCTACCGAAGCGGCCGCATTGGGTGCGGAGGAAGAAGCCGGCGCTGCCCAGGCCAGGCTCGATGCGGCCCGCCCGCGCCTTGCCGAGCTCGAAGCCCTGGTAACGCGGCTCGAAGCCGAGGCCTCGACACTTGGCAAGATGCTCAATACCGGTGCGAGCCTCTGGCCGGCAGTGGTGGACGAGCTGTCGGTGGAGCCCGGCTATGAAACCGCCCTCGGCGCCGCTTTGGGCGACGATCTCGAAGCCTCGTCCGATGCCGGGGCGCCCATGCACTGGTCCATCGCCATCGATGGCTATGACGACCCCGCCCTGCCGCAGGGCGCCGAGCCGCTTTCCCGCCATGTCACCGGTACGCCGCTGCTGAAGCGCCGGCTGGACCAGATCGGCCTGGTCGATGCGGTGGACGGCCCGGCCTTGATGAAGGCACTCAAGCCCGGGCAGCGCCTGGTGACGCTCGAAGGCGCGCTCTGGCGCTGGGACGGATTTGTCGCCGCCGCCGACGCCCCCAGCGCCGCCGCCCAACGCCTGGCGCAGCGCAATCGCCTGGCCGAGCTGGATGAAGAAATCCTGCGCGCCAAGGCGGAACGCAATGGCTGGAAGCGCGATGTCGATGCGCTGGTTGCGGCGCTCGACGCGGCGCGGCAGGCCGAGCGCGAAAGGCGCGAAGCCTGGCGCCGGGCCCAGCATGCCATCGGCGCCGCCCAGGCCGAACTCGACAAGGCGCAACGCGCCATGGGCGACCTCACCACCCGCCGCTCGACCCTGGAAGAGGCACAGGCGCGGCTGGCCGCCAGCCTGACCGAGGCGACCGGCATGCAGGTGGAAGCCGAAGCCTTGCTGGCCGGAACCGGCGAGGAAACCGAGATGGCAGCGGCCGCCGCCGCGGGCCAGCAGCGATTGACCGCCCTTCGCGACAGGGCCGATCAGGCGCGTCTCAAGCTCTCGACCGTCGAATCGGCGGCGCGCATGCGCAATGCCCGCCTCGACCAGCTCGGGCGCGACAGTGCCGCCTGGCAGCGGCGACGCGACGGGGCTCAGGGACAATTGGCAACGCTCGACCAGCGCATGGCCGAGGTGCAGACCCAGCTTTCCGGGCTGGCCGAAGCGCCGGATGGGTTTGCCAGCAAGAAGGCCCAGCTCGACGAGCAGATCGAAACGGCAAAGGCGGAACACCAGGCGGCCGGCGATCGGCTCAATCAGGCCCAGAGTGCCTGGCGCGAAGCGGACCGTGCCCATAAGGCGGCCGGCGACGCGCTCAACGCGGTACGCATCGAACTCACCCGTATCGAGGAGCGCCTGAAAGGCGCCATCGCCCAACGCCAGCAGATCGAACGGCAGGTCGAGGAATCGCTGGGTATTCCTGCAGCGAAAACGCTCGAGGCCTCGGGCATCCGCCCCGAAGAGCCCCTGCCCAACGAGCAGGCCACCGAACACAGGCTCGAGCGGCTCAAGGCCGAGCGCGAGCGGCTGGGCGGCGTCAATCTCTCGGCGGAGAAGGAGGCCGAGGAGGTCCAGGAGAAGCTGGACACCATGGTGCGCGACCGCGACGACATCATCGAGGCCATCGCCAAGCTGCGTGGCGGCATTGCCTCGCTCAATCGCGAAGGCCGCGCCCGCCTCAACGAGGCCTTTGGCAAGGTCAATGCGCATTTCCAGGAGCTGTTCACCACCCTGTTTGGCGGTGGCACGGCGGAATTGAGCTTCGTGGAGAGCGATGACCCGCTCGAAGCCGGGCTCGAAATCATCGCCCGCCCGCCGGGCAAGAAGCCGCAGACCATGACGCTGCTGTCGGGCGGCGAACAGGCGCTGACGGCAATGAGCCTGATCTTTGCGGTGTTCCTCACAAACCCCGCGCCGATCTGCGTGCTCGACGAAGTGGATGCACCGCTCGACGACGCCAATGTCGAGCGCTTCTGCAATCTGCTCGACAGCATGCGCCAGCGCACCAATACCCGCTTCATGGTCATCACCCACAATCCGATCACCATGAGCCGGGTCGATCGCCTGTTCGGCGTCACCATGGCCGAGCGCGGCGTTTCCCAGCTGGTCTCGGTGGACCTGACGACCGCAGAAAGTTTCCGGGAAGCGGGCTAG
- a CDS encoding thioredoxin domain-containing protein, protein MKFNRRETIILAAAASAVSLSGLASAQAAEGDMVDVAKLMAPAGDLTDKAEGNPDAPVTVIEYASPTCPHCAAFHNNVYEAFKEAYVDTGKVRFILRPFARNALDAAIFLLAEAAGEENYHNVIATYFKSQNEWGMSEKPRDAIFAVAQQLGFTEESFSTALTNQQVFEGIEAQRTQALDEFGLTGTPTFYVNGKTLSGDKTLEQLAAEIDPLVPADFVAPAAAAEPAADAMAPATDAMAPGNEMAPATDTMAPATDTMAPANEMAPAN, encoded by the coding sequence GTGAAGTTCAACCGCCGCGAGACCATCATCCTAGCCGCCGCCGCGTCCGCCGTCAGCCTTTCCGGCCTTGCCAGCGCGCAGGCTGCCGAGGGAGACATGGTCGATGTCGCCAAGCTCATGGCTCCGGCCGGTGACCTCACCGACAAGGCCGAGGGCAATCCCGATGCGCCCGTCACCGTGATCGAATATGCCTCGCCGACCTGCCCGCACTGCGCGGCCTTCCACAACAATGTCTATGAGGCGTTCAAGGAAGCCTATGTCGATACCGGCAAGGTGCGGTTCATCCTGCGCCCCTTCGCCCGCAATGCGCTCGACGCGGCGATTTTCCTCCTCGCCGAAGCGGCCGGTGAAGAAAACTACCACAATGTCATCGCCACCTATTTCAAGTCCCAGAACGAGTGGGGCATGTCCGAAAAGCCGCGCGATGCGATCTTCGCGGTGGCCCAGCAGCTCGGTTTTACCGAGGAAAGCTTCTCCACTGCCTTGACGAATCAGCAGGTGTTCGAGGGGATTGAAGCCCAGAGAACCCAGGCTCTCGATGAGTTCGGGCTGACGGGGACGCCGACATTCTATGTCAACGGCAAGACGCTTTCGGGGGACAAGACGCTCGAGCAGCTCGCTGCCGAGATCGACCCGCTCGTGCCCGCCGACTTCGTGGCGCCCGCCGCAGCTGCAGAACCTGCCGCCGACGCCATGGCCCCTGCAACCGACGCAATGGCCCCGGGCAATGAAATGGCCCCGGCCACCGACACAATGGCACCCGCGACCGACACCATGGCCCCGGCCAACGAGATGGCGCCTGCCAACTAA
- a CDS encoding DUF721 domain-containing protein has protein sequence MPKDELPEPKRRNRTLSVADALSGALDPVLKKRGFAGRDIIAQWRHIAPRPFDETTLPDKLSWPRGERSAEGATLYLRCAPGQALFAQHEAPAIAAAVNRYFGYLLVNDVRLSAEPFTPGSGRTVQKPHQPSQSDIAKVGKATEMVEDDDLREALQALGLALSGRSSKKRG, from the coding sequence ATGCCCAAGGACGAGCTGCCAGAACCGAAACGCCGCAACAGGACGCTGTCGGTCGCCGACGCGCTTTCGGGCGCGCTCGATCCGGTCTTGAAGAAGCGCGGCTTTGCCGGGCGGGACATTATCGCCCAGTGGCGGCACATCGCCCCCCGGCCGTTTGACGAGACCACCTTGCCGGACAAATTGAGCTGGCCGCGCGGCGAGCGCAGTGCCGAGGGCGCGACGCTCTATCTGCGCTGCGCGCCCGGACAGGCCCTCTTCGCCCAGCACGAGGCGCCGGCCATTGCCGCCGCGGTCAACCGCTATTTCGGCTATCTGCTGGTCAATGATGTCAGATTGTCGGCAGAGCCATTCACCCCCGGTTCAGGCCGGACCGTGCAAAAACCCCATCAACCGAGCCAGAGCGATATCGCAAAGGTCGGCAAAGCGACCGAAATGGTCGAAGATGACGATCTGCGGGAAGCGTTGCAGGCCCTCGGGCTGGCGCTCTCCGGCAGGTCCAGCAAGAAGCGGGGCTGA
- the mutY gene encoding A/G-specific adenine glycosylase, with amino-acid sequence MPLANPHPIDSAAVLAWYDHHARELPWRVSPADRRAGLRPDPYRVWLSEIMLQQTTVAAVKAYFLRFTALWPRVHDLAAAPLDSVLREWAGLGYYARARNLHACAQAVVRDHAGIFPDTAAGLQALPGIGAYTSAAIAAICFDERVAVLDGNLDRVLARYYALKVPVREAKEALRGALQLAVPERAGDFAQAMMDLGATICAPRAAMCLVCPLHDGCEARREGEPTRYPIKPQKAERPVRRGHAFVMQDAAGDVYLQSRPAKGLLAGMTEVPTSDWGELSGDPAFPLVADWRHRGQVVHVFTHFRLELDVWSAVVAPDGLETGWWAAPEALGGEALPTLFRKVLAAAGLD; translated from the coding sequence ATGCCCCTCGCCAATCCGCACCCCATCGATTCCGCGGCCGTGCTCGCCTGGTATGACCACCATGCCCGCGAGCTGCCCTGGCGCGTCTCGCCGGCCGATCGCCGCGCCGGTCTCCGCCCCGATCCCTATCGGGTCTGGTTGAGCGAGATCATGCTGCAGCAGACCACGGTGGCGGCGGTGAAGGCCTATTTCCTGCGCTTCACGGCTCTCTGGCCGCGTGTGCACGACCTTGCTGCGGCGCCGCTCGACAGCGTGCTGCGCGAATGGGCCGGGCTCGGCTATTATGCCCGCGCGCGAAACCTGCACGCCTGCGCCCAGGCGGTGGTGCGCGACCATGCCGGCATCTTTCCCGATACGGCCGCCGGGCTGCAGGCTTTGCCCGGCATCGGCGCCTATACCAGCGCGGCCATCGCTGCCATCTGCTTCGATGAGCGCGTGGCCGTGCTCGACGGCAACCTCGACCGGGTGCTGGCGCGCTATTATGCGCTGAAGGTGCCGGTGCGCGAGGCCAAGGAGGCCTTGCGCGGCGCGCTGCAACTGGCCGTGCCCGAGCGGGCCGGGGACTTTGCCCAGGCCATGATGGACCTGGGCGCCACCATCTGCGCGCCGCGCGCCGCCATGTGCCTGGTGTGCCCGCTGCACGATGGCTGCGAGGCGCGGCGGGAGGGTGAGCCGACGCGCTACCCGATCAAGCCGCAAAAGGCCGAACGGCCGGTGCGCCGGGGCCATGCCTTCGTGATGCAGGACGCGGCGGGCGACGTCTATCTGCAATCCCGCCCTGCCAAGGGCCTCCTCGCCGGCATGACCGAAGTGCCGACCTCGGACTGGGGCGAACTATCGGGCGATCCTGCCTTTCCTTTGGTCGCCGACTGGCGTCACCGCGGCCAGGTTGTGCATGTGTTCACCCATTTCCGGCTGGAGCTGGACGTGTGGTCGGCCGTGGTCGCGCCGGATGGACTGGAGACGGGCTGGTGGGCCGCGCCCGAAGCGCTCGGTGGCGAGGCATTGCCGACGCTGTTCCGGAAGGTGCTGGCGGCGGCGGGGCTGGACTGA
- a CDS encoding site-specific DNA-methyltransferase: MLRTARTARKADAEREATRLPIDTILVGDCIDHMNSLPAGSIDLIFADPPYNLQLEQGLTRPDQSKVDAVDDDWDKFDSFAHYDEFTRAWMAAARRLLKPDGAMWVIGSYHNIFRVGTVLQDLGFWMLNDIVWRKANPMPNFRGTRFTNAHETLIWAARSQKSRVTFNYEAMKLANDDTQMRSDWLFPICTGSERLKGEDDGKLHPTQKPEALLFRILNATTKPGDIVLDPFFGTGTTGAVARKLGRHFIGIEREADYIAGARQRIATIRPGVFEALQSVTPKRKEARIPFGSLVEQGVLDVGTQLFDAGRRYSAMVRADGSLVSGPHQGSIHKVGALVQGAESCNGWTFWHHEQSGRMEPIDVLRADIRQKLDLLSA, encoded by the coding sequence ATGTTGCGTACCGCGCGTACGGCCCGTAAGGCCGATGCGGAAAGGGAGGCCACGCGCCTTCCGATCGATACTATCCTTGTGGGCGATTGCATCGACCACATGAATAGTTTGCCGGCCGGCTCCATCGATCTCATTTTCGCAGATCCCCCCTATAATCTGCAGCTGGAACAGGGTCTCACCCGCCCCGACCAATCAAAGGTCGATGCGGTCGATGATGATTGGGACAAGTTCGACAGCTTCGCCCATTACGACGAATTCACCCGCGCCTGGATGGCGGCGGCCAGGCGGCTGCTGAAGCCCGACGGGGCCATGTGGGTGATCGGGTCCTATCACAACATCTTCCGCGTCGGCACGGTGCTGCAGGACCTTGGGTTCTGGATGCTCAACGACATTGTCTGGCGCAAGGCCAATCCAATGCCCAATTTCCGCGGCACGCGCTTTACCAATGCGCATGAGACGCTGATCTGGGCCGCCAGGAGCCAGAAAAGCCGCGTCACCTTCAATTATGAAGCCATGAAGCTGGCCAATGACGACACGCAGATGCGGTCCGACTGGCTGTTTCCCATCTGCACCGGATCGGAGCGGCTCAAGGGCGAGGATGATGGCAAGCTCCATCCCACCCAGAAGCCCGAAGCGCTGCTGTTCCGCATTCTCAATGCCACGACGAAGCCGGGCGATATCGTGCTCGACCCGTTCTTCGGCACGGGCACGACCGGCGCAGTGGCCCGCAAGCTGGGACGCCACTTCATCGGCATCGAGCGCGAGGCCGACTATATTGCCGGCGCCCGCCAGCGCATCGCCACCATTCGCCCCGGCGTTTTCGAGGCGCTGCAATCGGTGACGCCCAAGCGCAAGGAAGCCCGCATTCCCTTCGGCTCGCTGGTCGAGCAGGGGGTTCTCGACGTCGGCACGCAACTCTTCGACGCCGGCCGGCGTTACTCTGCCATGGTTCGTGCAGACGGCTCGCTCGTCTCGGGTCCACACCAGGGGTCGATCCACAAGGTCGGCGCGCTGGTCCAGGGCGCCGAGTCATGCAACGGGTGGACCTTCTGGCACCACGAACAATCGGGACGAATGGAGCCGATCGACGTGCTTCGGGCCGACATTCGTCAAAAACTTGATTTGCTTTCTGCCTGA
- a CDS encoding ribonuclease HII, translating into MARKAKAMEATAELFAPEAEFPDFSHEAMLMARGARLVAGVDEAGRGPLAGPVVVAAVRLDPERIPEGLNDSKKLTAERREALFDQILATAEVAIVSAPPSDIVALNIRGATLAAMARAVQALPHRVDRVLVDGRDVPPDLPCPGIALIGGDGRSVSIAAASIVAKVMRDRMCEIMDCDAPHFGFAGHKGYGTAAHLAALDLHGPCRHHRAEFAPIAALLVRRTVVEVIG; encoded by the coding sequence ATGGCGCGCAAGGCCAAGGCGATGGAGGCGACGGCGGAGCTCTTCGCCCCCGAGGCCGAATTTCCCGACTTCAGCCATGAGGCCATGCTCATGGCCCGCGGCGCCCGCCTGGTGGCCGGGGTGGACGAGGCCGGGCGCGGTCCGTTGGCCGGGCCGGTGGTTGTCGCCGCCGTGCGGCTCGATCCCGAACGCATCCCCGAGGGTCTCAACGATTCCAAGAAGCTGACGGCCGAGCGCCGCGAAGCGCTGTTCGACCAGATCCTTGCCACGGCCGAGGTCGCGATCGTCTCGGCGCCGCCCAGCGACATTGTCGCGCTCAATATTCGTGGCGCGACGCTCGCGGCCATGGCGCGGGCGGTCCAGGCCCTGCCCCACAGGGTCGACCGGGTGCTGGTGGATGGCCGCGACGTGCCGCCGGACCTGCCCTGCCCCGGCATTGCGCTGATCGGCGGGGACGGGCGCAGCGTTTCCATTGCCGCAGCCTCGATCGTGGCCAAGGTGATGCGCGACCGCATGTGCGAAATCATGGATTGCGATGCGCCCCATTTCGGCTTTGCCGGCCACAAGGGCTATGGCACCGCCGCCCATCTTGCGGCGCTGGACCTGCATGGCCCGTGCCGTCATCACCGCGCGGAATTCGCCCCGATTGCGGCGCTGCTGGTGCGCCGGACCGTCGTCGAAGTCATCGGTTAA